CACCCTCCAGGCCTCATCTCCGGACTTACCAGATACATTAATTGAGGCCCCTGCATCAATGATTCCACTGTTGGGCCTCACACAGTACCTACGTGGCGCTGTAGTCTTCACCTTAAAACACACATTTCGGTCCGTCGGATTGCCAAGCTTCAGGTTGGTGGTGACAACATCAGTGAAGGGACCTGTAGAATGAGACAGAGACTGATTGGGGGTCTCATGAGGAAAGTTGAGAAGGTTTGTGGAAAGGAGAGCTATAAATACAGTTAAGGGAAGA
This genomic interval from Theropithecus gelada isolate Dixy chromosome 10, Tgel_1.0, whole genome shotgun sequence contains the following:
- the VAPB gene encoding vesicle-associated membrane protein-associated protein B/C isoform X3 gives rise to the protein MAKVEQVLSLEPQHELKFRGPFTDVVTTNLKLGNPTDRNVCFKVKTTAPRRYCVRPNSGIIDAGASINVSGRRWTADEEDSAEQQPHFSASPNWEGRRP